In the genome of Panthera uncia isolate 11264 chromosome B3 unlocalized genomic scaffold, Puncia_PCG_1.0 HiC_scaffold_1, whole genome shotgun sequence, one region contains:
- the LOC125909779 gene encoding olfactory receptor 4N5: protein MERENSTVVTEFILLGLTQSQQAQLLIFVLVLVFYLIILPGNLLIILTIRSDPGLTAPLYFFLGNLAFLDASYSFIVAPRMLMDFLSEKKIISYRGCITQLFFLHFLGAGEMFLLVVMAFDRYMAICHPLHYTTVMNPRICYALLLALWLGGFTHSIVQVALILHLPFCGPNQLDNFFCDVPQVIKLACTDTFVVELLMVSNSGLLTLLCFLGLLASYAVILYRVKGHTSEGKHKALSTCTTHIIIVFLMFGPAIFIYTRPFRAFPADKVVSLFHTVIFPLMNPVIYTLRNQEVKASMRRLLSRHMVC from the coding sequence atggagagggagaacaGCACAGTGGTGACAGAATTTATCCTCCTTGGTCTCACCCAGTCTCAACAGGCTCAACTCCTGATCTTTGTGCTAGTCTTAGTTTTCTACCTCATCATCCTCCCTGGAAATCTACTCATCATCCTCACCATCAGATCAGACCCTGGCCTCACAGCCCCCCTCTACTTCTTTCTGGGCAACTTGGCTTTCCTGGATGCATCCTACTCCTTCATTGTGGCTCCCAGGATGCTGATGGACTTCCtctctgagaagaaaataatctcTTACAGGGGCTGCATCACTCAGCTTTTTTTCTTGCACTTTCTTGGGGCAGGGGAGATGTTCCTTCTTGTTGTGATGGCCTTTGACCGCTACATGGCCATTTGTCATCCTTTGCACTATACCACTGTTATGAACCCTAGAATCTGCTATGCCTTGTTGTTGGCTCTGTGGCTTGGGGGCTTTACTCATTCCATTGTGCAAGTAGCCCTTATTCTCCACTTGCCCTTCTGTGGCCCAAACCAGCTGGATAACTTCTTCTGTGATGTGCCACAGGTCATCAAGCTGGCCTGCACAGACACCTTTGTGGTGGAGCTCCTGATGGTCTCCAACAGTGGCCTGCTTACCCTGCTGTGCTTCCTGGGGCTTCTGGCCTCTTATGCTGTCATCCTCTATCGTGTGAAGGGACACACCTCTGAAGGCAAACACAAGGCTCTTTCCACATGTACCACACACATTATCATTGTGTTTCTCATGTTTGGACCTGCCATCTTCATCTACACTCGTCCCTTCAGAGCTTTCCCAGCCGACAAAGtggtttctctctttcacacagTGATCTTTCCTTTGATGAACCCTGTGATTTATACCCTTCGCAACCAGGAAGTAAAAGCTTCCATGAGGAGGTTACTGAGTCGTCACATGGTTTGCTGA